GCCCGGGCGGAGGAAGCAGCAGAGCGGGAACTCCGGCTGGAGGAAGCCATCACCAGGGCGCTGCAGGTGGATCTGGCGCTGCGATCGGCAGAGCTGTCGGTAGAGGAGAACGAACTGGCGAGGGAGGATGCGGCGGAGGCAGTGACATTCACCCCAGTGCTGGGCGAGAGTTATAGCCCCGCCTACGAAACCGCCTGGTACGGGTTGCTAACCGCCGACCTGCAGTGGCAGATGAGCAAGAAGAGCTATGCTGCTCAGGAGGACGCGGTGGTGCTGGAGACCTGCCAGAAGTACTGGGCGGTGCAGGGCGCAGAGGAAGCGGTGGAGGCAGCCAGATTGGGCCTGGAGGCGGCGGAGCTTGGTCTGCGGCGCGCCCGGGCTATGCAGGCGGTCGGGCTCATCACCGATGCGGATCTCCAGGCGGCGGAGTCCCAGGCCAAACAGGCCGAGGCTGGACGGGCCGCGGCGGAGCGGGCTCTGGAGGCGGCCTGGGAGGAACTGGCGGAGCAGGTGGGCCTGGGGTCGGGCGAGCGGCCGGTGCTGGTGGACCGTCCGGAATTCGCGCCACTGGGTGAGGTATCCCTGGGGCACGAGATCAGCCGGGTGCTGGAAACCAGCCCCCAGGTGTGGCAGGCCGAGCAGGCCCGCACCCTGGCCGAGTGGAGCCTCTCCATGGCCTACGCCACCGGCGGCTACGAGTCCTACGAAGCCCGGCAGATACAGCAGGAGCAGGTGGAACTGACCATCCAGACCACCCGCCAGGCGGTAGAGAGCGGGGTGCGGAACCTCTACCGCGCCATCCGGGCCCTGGAGGACCAGTACGCCCAGCAGGAGCGCGAGGTGGCGGCGGCTGAGGCCAGTCTGAAGGTCGCGGAGGCCAAGTTCTCTGTAGGGATGATAACCCGGTCTGAGCTGCTGGCTGCAGAGCTGGAGCTGGCCCAGGCGCGGGTGAACCTGGCGGCCACGGTGCGCCAGCACGCCTACTACCGCCTGGCCTTCCAGAAGCCCTGGGCGGTCAGCAGTTCGGGGGGCGGATCGTGACCCGATGGTGCCGGCCCGGCGGTCATGGGTGGCCGTGGCCACGCGGAGGCACCATGACGGCGCGAGAACGGTGCGGGCCGGGAAACAGAGCGAGTTAGGGGAGTCATATCGAGGCGA
The Clostridia bacterium DNA segment above includes these coding regions:
- a CDS encoding TolC family protein, translated to MVNRARSITRRAGALTAVVLWVALAVLGQGPGMARAEEAAERELRLEEAITRALQVDLALRSAELSVEENELAREDAAEAVTFTPVLGESYSPAYETAWYGLLTADLQWQMSKKSYAAQEDAVVLETCQKYWAVQGAEEAVEAARLGLEAAELGLRRARAMQAVGLITDADLQAAESQAKQAEAGRAAAERALEAAWEELAEQVGLGSGERPVLVDRPEFAPLGEVSLGHEISRVLETSPQVWQAEQARTLAEWSLSMAYATGGYESYEARQIQQEQVELTIQTTRQAVESGVRNLYRAIRALEDQYAQQEREVAAAEASLKVAEAKFSVGMITRSELLAAELELAQARVNLAATVRQHAYYRLAFQKPWAVSSSGGGS